The genomic interval gaagagcatgttttgcagtgctTTCTCCACCTCTTCTGCGGCCTTCATTCTCTCAGCCTGTgctatatttattcattttatataatttatttatgaaatgtacaGAAGGTCTGATATCGTGTCATGGGAATCAGAATCAGTGTTTATTAATGATGTCTGTCTCTCTCCGGCTCTTATTGACTCGTTCTCACAGAAACGTGACGAAGTTCAGCCTCGTCTCTAATGGAATGAGGGATCATTTTCAGGATCCGTTTATCATGTACCTCACATTTAtggttacaaataaatgttgaaaatccATACATCTGaatttactttcacatttatgCTTTTATAAGAGATTTAAAAGCAGAGAATATCCCGTAATAGGCAGTGCCAGGATTAttagcagaggtggacaaagtacacaactttattacttgagtaaaagtactactggtcaaatattactccgttacaagtgaaagttgtaaaaacgtATTAGtgaaagtacagaagtattttaaatgtctgtttcattaactcctctccctaatgtcgctccacaccggtaagacctccgttcatcttcacacacagtttaagatattttatatttagtccgagagcgtatgcaagtgtatgcacactatactgtccgtgtccagaaagggaataaaaacatcatcacagtagtccatatgagacatcagtgggttaattagagtctcttgaagcatccaaaatacattttgcagcctaacaatcatttaactgatctgaataatgaaagttaataatgttctgtgtgtatgccatagtaaagagatgtgtttttagtctagatttaaactgacagagtgtgtctgcttcccgaacaatgctaggaagactattccacagtttaggagctaaataggaaaaggatcgaccgcctgcagttgatttagatattctaggtattatcaactggccagagtttagagaccgcagtagacgtgatggagtataatgtgttaagagctcgcttaagtactggagctaaactatttagtgctttgtaagtaataagcaagattttaaaatgtatgcgatgtttaatagggagccagtgcagtgttgacagaactggactaatatgatcatacttcctggttctagtaagaactcgagctgctgcggtttggatcgatcgatcgatcgatcgatcgatcgatcgatcgatcgatctatctatctatctatctatctatctatctatctatctatctatctatctatctatctatctatctatctatctatctatctatctatctatctatctatctatctatctatctatctatctatctatctatcaatcaatcaatcaatcatggaccagctggagtttgtttattaagcgagcagggcaaccacccagtagagcattacaataatctagccttgagctcatgaacgcatgtactaactgttcagcattttgcattgaaagcatgtgccgtaatttagatatatttttaagatgatagaatgcggttttacagatgctagaaacgtgggtttcaaatgaaagattggtatcaaagagcacacccaggttcctcactgacgacgagggcttgacagagcagtcatcaagtgtatGTAttcagtattctcggttactacttgtggagcttttctgtccaataatttaaaattcagttttatctgaattaagttgcaggaaattactattcatccagtgttttatatcagctatgcattccgttaatcttgtgaattggtaggtttcgtcagggcgtgaggaaatatagagctgagtatcgtcagcataacaatgaaaactaacgccatgtttcctaatgatatctcccagtggagcagatacagggtgaagagcagcggtcctaacactgagccttgcggtaccccatactgaacttgtgatcggtgtgacatctcttcatttactgctacaaactgataacggtcagataagtctaaatcctgactggaaatcctcacatgtaacatttctttctaaaaaggaccATAGTTGTGaagacactgccttttctagtattttttacagaaacggtagattcgagattggcctgtaattgactaattctttaggatcaagttgcgttttttaataagtggtttaattatagccaactataaagttttcggtacatatcctaatgtcaaagatgaattaatgataataagcagaggatctatgacctctggaagcatctcgtttagtagcctagtcggtatagggtcaagcagacagtcttgttcaaaataatagcagtacaatgtgactaaccagaataatcaaggtttttagtatattttttattgctacgtggcaaacaagttaccagtaggttcagcagattgtcagaaaacaaatgagacccagcattcatgatatgcacgctcttaaggctgtgcaattgggcaattagttgaaaggggtgtgttcaaaaaaatagcagtgtctacctttgactgtacaaactcaaaactattttgtacaaacatttttttttctgggatttagcaatcctgtgaatcactaaactaatatttagttgtatgaccagatccatgatccctggtatgcaataaataggcccaacaccatagtaggagaaacatgcccatatcatgatgcttgcacctccatgcttcactgtcttcactgtgtactgtggcttgaattcagagtttgggggtcgtctcacaaactgcctgtggcccttggacccaaaaagaacaattttactctcatcagtccacaaaatgttcctccatttctctttaggccagttggtgtgttctttggcaaattgtaacctcttctgcacatgccttttttttaacagagggactttgcgggggattcttgaaaatagattagcttcacacagacgtcttctaactgtcacagtacttacaggtaactccagactgtctttgatcatcctggaggtgatcattggctgagcctttgccattctggttattcttctatccattttgatggttgtcttccgttttcttccacgtctctctggttttgctctccattttaaggcattggagatcattttagctgaacagcctatcattttttgcacctctttataggttttcccctctctaatcaactttttaatcaaagtacgctgttcttctgaacaatgtcttgaacgacccattttcctcagctttcaaatgcatgttcaacaggtgttggcttcatccttaaataggggccacctgattcacacctgtttcttcacaaaattgatgacctcagtgattgaatgccacactgctatttttttgaacacacccctttcaactaattgcccaattgcacagccttaagagcgtgcatatcatgaatgctgggtctcgtttgttttctgagaatctactgaacctactggtaacttgtttgccacgtagcaataaaaaatatactaaaaaccttgattattctggttagtcacattgtactgctattatttgaacaagactgtacatgcTGTTGATTTCAATGATTTAAtgagtttagccaattcttctttTCCTATAGttgtgggagtgtgtgtgttctcctatagcagtgaatgagtgtaattgttcctcagtgacactacaatgctctcTCTGATGTAATACTGTAGTATGCATGGCAGGCTAATAAAAATCATCAACGCATGAACATCAGAAACACAGACAGACGGCATAGTGCCAAAGCtggtttattgtttttattacaaaaataaaatacaaatgacTATAGACACACAGCAGAGATCTTACTAAATAACGCGTCAGTAGAAACGGCACACGGCTGTCAGATTGAACATGCCTGagcatcttcatcatcatctgcAATCAGCCTGATGTACGTCACACTTCAGCTCTACTATTATAAACGAGTATGAAACAGCTCGACGTGCTTCACAGAGGAGCTGGCGCTGTGATTTGGCTCGATATTAAACGTCACTTATTATCAGACACACATTTGAACCGAAGAAATCATGGCCTCAGAGTCTATCTGAAACAGAGGCTTTCATGAACAGTTATGGAGTTAGTACACAAACTAAGAAACAAGCGTACAGTCGCAGTAATAATAGAGAGTCCGGTGAAAGAACCGGTCCATCGGTCGCCGGATCAGCACGAACATCGGGTCTTGCATAGCCTAGTTAGTCTGGTTCTCCAGCGGGAAAAGGCACAGAATCTGTAAACTTTGCAGGAAATGCAGAGATGTGAGGACGACAGTGTCCTTtagtgcaacacacacacacaggttcagAGGTACGATGGGAAACGGGCTGCACACATTCAGACTGATTTAGCCCTTAATGCAGGTAAATATCGAGAGATCCAAACCATTATATACACCGTCATATATAACCGGCAAATATCAGTCCGTTTGTGCTTCACTAATCAACCTAAATCATAATAGCCGCTGCTGATGTCACGGACACCACGTCCTGctgctccacacacacacacatacacacacaggtttACAGTAGCAGTGCGAGATGGGAAAGGCCACAGTCCTCCAGATATGAGACGATCAGCTGACGGTGTTTATCTCCTCTCAGGCACAAAAACGTGAAAACACACACCCTTTAAACTTTGTGTGCGTCTCTCCTTCGTCACTCTGGGGCCTGAAAATAAGCAGTGGATAATTGGCTCAGTCTGAGTTGAGTGGAGGCAAGCGCGGGGGATGCTGGGAAATGGACACAAACTGTTCAGTCACACCAGGCGCTCTGCGGGAACATCGGGAACATCTTTCCCGGAGCTGGAGCAGCATCCTCCGGCCGCTCCCTGACACACCTGGCCCTCCTCCGGCCCCTCGgcctcgcacacacacacctcgatCCCCGAGTCTCCAGTCACGTGTCTGCGGCGGCCGCTAGGCTCCGGCTCTTCCAGCTCTTCCGGATCTGGAGCGTCCGGAGCGGACTCGGAGTAGGGCGGGGGGGGCGTGGGTGGGTGGGCCACCACCTCCTCATAGTCAGGCAGCTTACAGTCCGTCCAGAAGCCTGGAAGAGACGGAGATCCAACTCATGtcacatttcatttaaaaatggcACATTCCTGACATgataatttatatatatcaCATTTATTACATATCACAATAATATCTTATCCTCTGGCAATTCTCACCTCTaatgatcaaacacacacacacacacacacacaggtgtacTCACGCAGGTTGAGAGGAGGA from Pseudorasbora parva isolate DD20220531a chromosome 3, ASM2467924v1, whole genome shotgun sequence carries:
- the wbp1 gene encoding WW domain-binding protein 1 isoform X2 — protein: MENKGKEFCFGVNNEQYRCEMGYCCGETECCTYYYELWWFWLVWTLIIMLSCCCAYRHRRVKMRLQQEQRQREISLMAYQGASSSFIAPPPLNLRFWTDCKLPDYEEVVAHPPTPPPPYSESAPDAPDPEELEEPEPSGRRRHVTGDSGIEVCVCEAEGPEEGQVCQGAAGGCCSSSGKDVPDVPAERLV